In one window of Opitutus sp. GAS368 DNA:
- a CDS encoding type IV secretion system DNA-binding domain-containing protein: MVRIAARSSDYDRTASILRSLASGLRAFGNPNGNELIPLRNDDYPYEAHVADVVRRQSRRAGMILSAEELLGFVHLPSSAVRSPKFRRMLRKTKAAPVVATGKEGVLLGTNEHGGETREVRLTAEQRRKHMHIVGASGTGKTTLLYNLIRQDIEAGQGLAVLDPHGDLIDRILGCIPSSRIGDVVLLDPGDEEFSIGFNILSAHSDLEKNLLASDLVSVFQRLSTSWGDQMGIVLSNAIRAFLESERGGTLADLRRFLLEPGFREQFLSTVKDPDVVYYWKKGFTQLSGNKSIGPVMTRLETFLSPKPIRYMVSQPANRLDFGEIMDSGKIFLAKLSQGAIGKENSYLLGSLLMTKFHQMAMGRQRMQETARRDFWMYVDEFQNFVTDSMAGILTEARKYRLGLTLAHQELRQLQRDPEVAGAVLSNPYTRVCFRVGDADARTIEHGLSGFEARDLQNLGTGEAVCRVERSDYDFNLDVPPPDFPAEEEAAARRELVIELSRRTYATPRAEVEAALHRPEEAEEKPGAKPARVGAPPPPAVNQSEPATPPVSQPVPRPVPMGNTTVAGAAQPSGMTMAAGRGGMQHTTVQRRLKEAAEVLDFRAVIEQSILNNSGSVDLALSRAGVSIACEISITTTIDHEVGNVAKCLEAGYPLVAAVGVDRERLARLENAVRQSLGEAAAAKVNYFLPDELIGYLRELPPPVPPEPTAKQIRGYKVKRIYPQLTPEEKKRREDAAIQAIADLMKRKL, from the coding sequence GTGGTCCGGATTGCCGCGCGCAGCTCCGACTACGACCGCACCGCGAGCATCCTGCGCTCGCTGGCGAGCGGGCTAAGGGCCTTCGGCAACCCTAACGGTAACGAGTTGATTCCGCTACGTAACGACGATTACCCATACGAAGCGCATGTGGCGGACGTGGTGCGCCGGCAGAGCCGCCGCGCAGGCATGATCCTGAGCGCTGAGGAACTGCTCGGGTTCGTGCACTTACCATCGAGCGCGGTGCGTTCGCCGAAGTTTCGGCGCATGCTGCGGAAGACCAAGGCAGCACCGGTGGTGGCGACCGGCAAGGAAGGGGTGTTGCTCGGCACGAATGAACATGGTGGCGAGACGCGGGAGGTGCGGCTGACGGCCGAGCAGCGCCGCAAGCACATGCACATTGTCGGCGCATCGGGCACCGGCAAGACGACCCTGCTCTACAACCTGATCCGGCAGGATATCGAGGCCGGTCAGGGGCTGGCCGTGCTCGATCCGCACGGCGACCTGATCGACCGTATCTTGGGGTGCATTCCCTCGTCGCGGATCGGTGACGTGGTGCTGCTCGATCCCGGCGATGAGGAATTCTCCATCGGGTTCAACATTCTGTCGGCTCATTCCGACTTGGAGAAAAACCTGCTCGCTTCTGACTTGGTGTCGGTCTTCCAACGGCTTTCGACGAGCTGGGGCGATCAAATGGGCATTGTTCTCAGCAACGCCATCCGGGCCTTCCTCGAGAGCGAGCGGGGCGGCACACTAGCCGACCTACGGCGTTTCCTGCTGGAGCCGGGTTTCCGCGAGCAGTTTCTGTCGACGGTTAAGGATCCGGATGTCGTCTACTATTGGAAGAAGGGCTTCACGCAGCTCTCCGGCAATAAGTCCATCGGGCCGGTGATGACGCGGCTGGAGACCTTCCTCAGTCCGAAGCCGATTCGCTACATGGTATCGCAACCAGCCAACCGGCTGGACTTCGGCGAGATCATGGACAGCGGGAAGATTTTTCTGGCGAAGTTGTCGCAGGGCGCCATCGGCAAGGAGAACTCCTACCTGCTCGGCAGCCTGCTGATGACGAAGTTCCACCAGATGGCGATGGGCCGGCAGCGGATGCAGGAAACCGCCCGGCGTGACTTCTGGATGTATGTGGACGAATTCCAGAATTTCGTGACGGATTCGATGGCGGGGATCCTGACGGAGGCCCGGAAGTATCGGCTCGGCCTCACGCTGGCCCACCAAGAGTTACGGCAGTTGCAGCGGGATCCCGAGGTGGCTGGCGCCGTACTGTCGAACCCCTACACGCGGGTTTGCTTCCGGGTGGGCGATGCCGACGCGCGGACGATTGAGCATGGGCTGTCGGGTTTCGAGGCTCGGGATTTGCAGAACCTTGGCACGGGCGAAGCGGTGTGCCGGGTTGAGCGCAGCGATTATGATTTCAATCTGGATGTGCCGCCACCCGACTTCCCTGCCGAGGAGGAGGCCGCGGCGAGGCGGGAACTGGTGATAGAGCTTTCGCGGCGGACATATGCCACGCCAAGGGCCGAAGTGGAGGCCGCGTTACATCGGCCGGAGGAAGCGGAGGAAAAGCCTGGGGCCAAACCGGCGAGGGTGGGGGCACCACCGCCACCCGCTGTTAACCAGAGCGAGCCGGCTACCCCACCGGTTAGCCAGCCGGTGCCCAGGCCAGTCCCGATGGGAAACACGACAGTGGCCGGTGCGGCGCAGCCATCAGGAATGACAATGGCAGCAGGAAGAGGCGGGATGCAGCACACGACTGTGCAACGGAGGTTAAAGGAGGCGGCCGAGGTGCTGGACTTCCGGGCGGTCATCGAGCAGTCGATCCTCAATAACTCAGGCAGCGTGGACTTGGCGCTGTCGCGGGCCGGGGTGTCGATCGCCTGCGAGATTTCCATCACCACGACGATTGACCATGAGGTCGGCAATGTCGCCAAATGCCTGGAGGCCGGTTACCCGCTGGTTGCCGCTGTGGGTGTGGACAGGGAGCGGTTAGCGCGACTCGAGAATGCCGTGCGTCAGAGCCTGGGCGAGGCGGCCGCGGCCAAGGTGAACTATTTCCTGCCGGACGAGTTGATCGGCTATTTGCGGGAACTGCCACCCCCGGTGCCGCCGGAACCGACCGCCAAGCAGATCCGGGGCTACAAGGTGAAACGGATCTATCCACAACTGACGCCGGAGGAGAAAAAGCGGCGCGAGGATGCGGCGATACAAGCCATCGCCGACCTGATGAAGCGAAAACTCTGA